In Planctomycetaceae bacterium, a single genomic region encodes these proteins:
- a CDS encoding GDSL-type esterase/lipase family protein — MNQIIACMVTILLPFQLAFGQGAAASAPRPGGQAASRPTTRPADAKGPIAVGNYLRPVRVACVGDSITARTGLQDGTPYPQQLGKMLGGKWQVGNFGVSGATLLNHGDFPYQKQQAFKSVLAWEPDVVIIMLGTNDTQGQNWKFKGEFADDYKDLIKKFAALASKPRIFICTPPPTRKGGNYGIREEGVVEQIPIINRVAAEMNVGLIDMYGALKDHRRLIPDKVHPSTAGSRFMAKAAYQTLTGRDFEDPPPASRPK; from the coding sequence GTGAATCAGATCATCGCCTGCATGGTGACCATTCTTCTGCCCTTCCAGTTGGCTTTCGGGCAAGGGGCTGCGGCCAGCGCACCGCGCCCTGGCGGTCAGGCCGCCAGCCGGCCCACGACCAGACCTGCCGATGCCAAGGGGCCCATCGCCGTCGGGAATTACCTCAGGCCTGTTCGCGTGGCCTGTGTCGGCGACAGCATCACGGCGCGCACCGGCTTGCAGGACGGGACGCCCTACCCGCAGCAGTTGGGCAAGATGCTCGGGGGCAAGTGGCAGGTCGGCAACTTCGGCGTCAGCGGCGCAACGCTGCTCAACCACGGCGACTTCCCGTACCAGAAACAGCAGGCCTTCAAGTCCGTTCTCGCCTGGGAGCCCGACGTCGTGATCATCATGCTCGGCACCAACGACACCCAGGGGCAGAACTGGAAGTTCAAGGGCGAGTTCGCCGACGACTACAAGGACCTCATCAAGAAGTTCGCCGCCCTGGCGAGCAAGCCGCGAATCTTCATCTGTACGCCGCCGCCCACGCGAAAAGGGGGCAACTACGGCATCCGGGAGGAAGGCGTGGTGGAGCAAATCCCGATCATCAACCGCGTCGCCGCCGAGATGAACGTCGGCCTCATCGACATGTACGGCGCCCTCAAGGATCACCGCCGCCTGATCCCGGACAAGGTCCACCCCAGTACCGCCGGATCGCGCTTCATGGCCAAGGCCGCCTACCAGACCCTGACCGGAAGAGATTTCGAAGACCCCCCGCCCGCGTCGCGCCCAAAGTAG
- a CDS encoding lactate racemase domain-containing protein, whose protein sequence is MNLIGQGQPDAALTGEQIETIVARLADRIAADGKRILVLIPDQTRSCPLGLIVRLLHKHIANRADKLDFLIALGTHQPLDEARIDSLLGMAGGQRDRLLSGSSVFNHDWKNPGALKTIGRLTADRVAEITGGRFSMDVDVTINRRVFDYDLVLVAGPVFPHEVAGFSGGEKYFFPGICGQELLDFFHWLGAVITCPRVIGVKDTPVRRTLQAAGEMLPVPTAALSMVVAPLCDTGKMGATHNSVVRVPDLQGQRSGSMGETPMPQLTGLFAGSLRDSWSAAADLSAKVHIRYVQTPYQSVLARAPEMYDDLWVAAKCMYKMEPVMADGGELIIFAPHVKEISYTHGHIIRKIGYHTLEYFLAQWDRFKDYPWGVLAHSTHVKGIGTYDTAGHESPRIRVTLATGIDEATCRAVNLGYRDPATINPAHWQDRPGHLYIPKAGETLYRLKNPPAWQTF, encoded by the coding sequence ATGAATCTCATCGGCCAAGGACAACCCGACGCCGCACTTACCGGCGAACAAATCGAAACCATCGTCGCCCGCCTGGCCGACCGGATCGCCGCCGACGGCAAGCGGATCCTGGTGCTGATTCCCGATCAGACCCGCTCGTGTCCGCTGGGGCTGATCGTGCGGCTGCTTCACAAGCATATCGCCAACCGGGCGGATAAGCTGGATTTCCTCATCGCCCTGGGAACGCATCAACCGCTGGACGAGGCACGCATCGACTCGCTGCTGGGCATGGCCGGCGGACAGCGAGACCGCCTGCTCAGCGGCAGCAGCGTCTTCAACCACGACTGGAAGAACCCCGGGGCCCTCAAGACGATCGGGCGCCTGACCGCCGACCGCGTCGCCGAGATCACCGGCGGACGATTCTCGATGGACGTCGACGTCACCATCAACCGCCGGGTCTTCGACTACGACCTGGTGCTCGTCGCCGGGCCTGTCTTCCCGCACGAGGTCGCCGGATTCTCCGGCGGCGAAAAATATTTCTTCCCCGGAATCTGCGGGCAGGAACTGCTGGACTTCTTTCACTGGCTCGGGGCCGTCATCACCTGCCCGCGCGTCATCGGCGTCAAAGACACCCCCGTGCGCCGCACCCTCCAGGCCGCCGGCGAAATGCTCCCCGTGCCCACCGCCGCGCTGTCCATGGTCGTCGCCCCACTGTGTGACACGGGCAAGATGGGTGCCACGCACAACTCCGTTGTGCGTGTCCCTGATCTTCAAGGGCAGAGGTCAGGGAGCATGGGCGAGACGCCCATGCCACAACTGACCGGGCTGTTCGCCGGGTCGCTGCGCGATTCCTGGTCCGCCGCGGCGGACCTCTCGGCCAAGGTCCATATCCGCTACGTCCAGACGCCCTATCAGTCGGTGCTCGCGCGGGCGCCCGAAATGTACGACGACCTCTGGGTGGCCGCCAAGTGCATGTACAAGATGGAACCGGTGATGGCCGACGGCGGCGAGTTGATCATCTTCGCCCCGCACGTGAAGGAAATCTCCTACACGCACGGGCACATCATCCGCAAGATCGGCTACCACACGCTGGAATACTTCCTGGCCCAGTGGGACCGCTTCAAGGACTACCCCTGGGGCGTGCTGGCCCACTCGACCCACGTCAAAGGCATCGGCACGTATGACACAGCCGGGCACGAAAGCCCCCGCATTCGCGTGACCCTGGCCACCGGCATCGACGAGGCCACATGCAGAGCCGTCAATCTCGGATACCGCGACCCGGCCACAATCAACCCCGCCCACTGGCAGGACCGCCCCGGCCACCTCTACATTCCCAAGGCCGGCGAAACGCTCTACCGCCTGAAGAATCCCCCCGCCTGGCAGACGTTTTAG
- a CDS encoding Rrf2 family transcriptional regulator: MKLSMAAELALRGMVMLAQKHGNGPITLECICQERELPKQYLTKIFASLAKADIVTPIRGKNGGYRLSREPSEISLRQIIEVIEGPIAVNFCQQQPSKCKSECSMKPVWTNIQQVLVEKLSSTSLADLLAPVTQTS; encoded by the coding sequence ATGAAGTTATCCATGGCGGCAGAGCTTGCACTGAGGGGGATGGTCATGCTGGCACAGAAGCATGGCAACGGGCCGATTACCCTGGAGTGCATCTGCCAGGAGCGAGAGCTTCCAAAACAGTATCTGACCAAGATCTTCGCCTCGCTGGCCAAGGCAGACATCGTCACGCCAATCCGGGGCAAGAATGGCGGGTATCGCCTGTCGCGGGAACCTTCCGAGATCTCGCTCCGGCAGATTATCGAAGTCATTGAAGGCCCCATCGCCGTCAACTTTTGCCAGCAGCAACCCTCCAAGTGCAAGTCTGAATGCAGCATGAAACCTGTCTGGACGAATATTCAGCAGGTGCTGGTGGAGAAACTGTCCTCCACGTCGCTGGCGGATCTGCTCGCGCCGGTGACTCAGACGTCCTGA
- a CDS encoding Rrf2 family transcriptional regulator, with protein sequence MGLTKKTGYGLTAMGHLAHLPQGQLATAREIAQCYGIPQALMMNVMKRLAAAGYVESVRGAHGGYRLARHLSEVTLEEFSTKLEGPVRQAACISHVTGDLAACSEANQLLCPVHDPVHRVQRRLQDFLKRVTLAEIVAPVASGARQ encoded by the coding sequence ATGGGTCTGACAAAAAAGACCGGCTACGGGCTGACAGCTATGGGGCACTTGGCGCACTTGCCCCAAGGGCAGTTGGCCACGGCCCGTGAGATTGCCCAGTGCTATGGCATCCCCCAGGCCCTGATGATGAACGTGATGAAGCGGTTGGCGGCCGCCGGGTATGTCGAGTCCGTGCGCGGCGCTCATGGCGGATACCGCTTGGCCAGGCACCTCTCGGAGGTGACGCTGGAGGAGTTCTCGACGAAGCTTGAGGGCCCGGTTCGCCAGGCGGCATGCATTTCGCACGTCACCGGCGACTTGGCGGCCTGCAGCGAGGCCAACCAGTTGCTCTGCCCGGTACACGATCCGGTTCACCGGGTGCAGCGGCGGCTGCAGGACTTCCTTAAGCGGGTGACGCTGGCGGAGATTGTCGCACCGGTGGCTTCGGGGGCGAGGCAATAA
- the coaE gene encoding dephospho-CoA kinase (Dephospho-CoA kinase (CoaE) performs the final step in coenzyme A biosynthesis.), which translates to MSGGPSKPVIGILGGVGAGKSTVAAALGRLGCRVIDADAIGHQMLDDPAVRDELAAALGEGVVDTKGNIDRPAVAKTVFNNPEALAALNAVMHPRMRLRIEELLAAAGADECAKGVVLDAAIMVEAGWNDLCTAMLFVESDPQTRSARAQASRGWDRKMWQRREDSQISLDRKRSMCQYSVYNCSDVSDLEQQVREVFTRITHAKGPS; encoded by the coding sequence ATGAGCGGCGGACCATCCAAACCTGTGATTGGAATTCTGGGCGGCGTCGGCGCCGGCAAGAGCACCGTCGCCGCGGCCTTGGGGCGCCTGGGGTGCCGCGTGATCGACGCCGACGCGATCGGACATCAGATGCTCGATGACCCGGCCGTGCGCGACGAGCTCGCTGCCGCCTTGGGCGAGGGCGTTGTGGATACCAAGGGAAACATCGACCGCCCCGCTGTGGCCAAGACGGTGTTCAACAATCCCGAGGCGCTGGCGGCCCTGAACGCCGTCATGCACCCGCGCATGCGGCTGCGGATTGAAGAGCTCCTGGCCGCCGCCGGTGCGGACGAGTGCGCCAAAGGCGTAGTGCTGGACGCGGCGATCATGGTCGAAGCCGGATGGAACGATCTGTGTACGGCGATGCTATTTGTCGAGTCCGACCCTCAGACTCGCAGCGCCCGGGCGCAGGCGTCCCGCGGGTGGGATCGCAAAATGTGGCAGCGGCGAGAAGATTCACAGATTTCGCTGGACAGGAAACGCTCGATGTGCCAATATAGTGTGTACAACTGCTCTGACGTGAGTGATCTGGAGCAGCAGGTCCGCGAGGTTTTCACGAGAATTACGCACGCCAAGGGACCTTCCTGA
- a CDS encoding PQQ-binding-like beta-propeller repeat protein, translating to MRAYRYVLAAVLMAVPVLVLAADPAAAADWPTFRKDIARSGVTDESLSLPLTQAWVFVPPFQPHPAFGPGYPLHTNWEGGVEKRRIDFDRADSTVAVGDSIYFGSVGDGKVYCLDAATAKVKWAYPTGGPVRLAPTVDAGNVYVGSDDGWIYCLSAADGKEVWKFRAAPEDRRVIGLGKMVSLWPVRSSVMVDSGIAYFTAGIFPSEGVFLYAVDAKTGKLIWKNDSTGEQRLLQVCPQGYLLANKNQLVVPNSRLCPFIYDRATGKGPLLRLSIYYGGGTFAALDDAWLYTGWEGARAFRINTTNLKSEGGNTECAGSFPGGQLVADSGRVYSCGLPHGEGVSKAVKAIRFTPPPSDGPPVNEKEARRGKGGAAAAPAENGKELWSAAMEAPECIILAGKTLFVGAPGKVAALDADSGKETWTAKVDGSALSLTVANGRLIVSTDTGKIYCFAGGAAAGGEVRPAADPNVKISDTMQAAADAALKLAPEIRKGFALVYGVETGEMALEIARKSDLMVVAVSDDAAKVAAAQKLIDSAGLYGGRVIVQQWPLDRVPYTKYFAALVVSETAVLTGKCPGTWKELYRMTQPVRGTVVLPQAAKDFVPADELAQAKTDAGSIVCIRPPLKDARPWTHQYAVPGNTASSMDKEVRAPFRVQWFGDPGPADFVDRHYWGASPLALDGRMFVCSYSSVTAYDAYTGVELWSFPLKNATRAHIADVPSNVAVGPEGYFIAVDDTCRRLDPATGKLLGEYKVPPSADGKAKMWGYVALVDGVLVGSRTLGKLDMAKWPKSRGEEVAYWLCSDLLFAMDAKTGKILWQHQSPWFSHNSVVAGTAGDTGGKAMVYCLDPNVPDGQVAAAVAESKPFTDKFPGGGKQVDKKGKPVNATVQLLLGFDLREGLKWQKPADCSFTGGHRVTLVLTKGLLLQMSDQGGWKAFTGYNVNEGAGRGMSVRKAATGDLVWLKDLSYRSRAVIAGDTIFAEPWAYNLATGEKKTIPNPLTGQTVPWRFVRPYKHCGPFNASAETLFFRCEGFGYYDTTRDTGVSLFPSNRPNCWMSFIAAEGMALWPAGDTGCRCGLPISCSVALVHDDEDRVYGDYSFSGDLTPVRTLALNIAGPGDRRDAGGQLWLAFPRNKYGGSVELPYKTAFDGDEKYDRRNSIWNGVKDAPAPWVYASAAVGIKQLTLPLRKAADGPGKYTVTLHFAAWPGDAAGKRVFDIKLQGNSVKEGVDPAAAGPDRPLVLTFENIDVKDDLTIDLTAKGSEKPLLCGIEVKLAQ from the coding sequence ATGCGTGCTTACAGATATGTCCTTGCAGCCGTTCTCATGGCCGTGCCGGTGCTGGTGCTGGCGGCTGACCCCGCCGCCGCGGCGGACTGGCCCACGTTCCGCAAAGACATCGCCCGCAGCGGCGTCACCGACGAGTCGCTGTCGCTGCCGCTGACGCAGGCGTGGGTATTCGTCCCGCCGTTCCAGCCGCACCCGGCGTTCGGGCCGGGCTACCCGCTGCACACCAACTGGGAAGGCGGCGTCGAGAAACGACGCATCGACTTCGACCGCGCCGACAGCACGGTCGCCGTCGGCGACAGCATCTACTTCGGCTCCGTCGGCGACGGCAAGGTCTACTGCCTCGACGCCGCCACCGCCAAGGTCAAGTGGGCGTACCCCACCGGCGGGCCCGTGCGCCTGGCCCCGACCGTCGACGCCGGCAACGTCTACGTCGGCAGCGACGACGGATGGATCTATTGCCTCTCCGCCGCCGACGGCAAGGAAGTCTGGAAGTTCCGCGCCGCCCCGGAAGACCGCCGCGTGATCGGCCTGGGCAAGATGGTCTCGCTCTGGCCGGTTCGCAGCAGCGTGATGGTCGACTCGGGCATCGCGTACTTCACGGCGGGCATTTTCCCCAGCGAAGGGGTGTTCCTCTACGCCGTCGACGCCAAGACCGGCAAGCTGATCTGGAAGAATGACAGCACCGGCGAGCAGCGCCTGCTGCAGGTCTGCCCGCAGGGGTACCTGCTGGCCAACAAGAACCAGCTCGTCGTGCCCAACAGCCGCCTGTGCCCGTTCATCTACGACCGCGCGACGGGCAAAGGCCCGCTGCTGCGGCTTTCGATCTACTACGGCGGCGGGACGTTCGCCGCGCTGGACGACGCATGGCTGTACACCGGATGGGAGGGCGCGCGGGCCTTTCGCATCAACACAACCAACCTCAAGAGCGAAGGCGGCAACACCGAGTGCGCCGGCAGCTTCCCCGGCGGGCAACTCGTCGCGGACTCCGGGCGGGTCTATTCCTGCGGCCTGCCCCACGGCGAGGGCGTCTCCAAGGCCGTCAAGGCCATCCGCTTCACGCCGCCGCCGAGCGACGGTCCGCCGGTCAATGAAAAGGAGGCCCGCCGCGGCAAGGGTGGCGCGGCTGCCGCCCCGGCTGAGAATGGCAAGGAACTCTGGTCGGCCGCGATGGAGGCGCCCGAGTGCATCATCCTGGCGGGCAAGACGCTCTTCGTCGGAGCGCCGGGCAAAGTGGCCGCCCTTGACGCCGATAGCGGCAAAGAAACCTGGACCGCCAAGGTGGACGGCTCGGCGCTGAGCCTGACCGTCGCCAACGGGCGGCTGATCGTCTCGACCGACACGGGCAAGATCTACTGCTTTGCCGGCGGCGCTGCCGCCGGCGGCGAAGTGCGCCCCGCCGCAGACCCCAACGTGAAGATCAGCGATACGATGCAGGCCGCCGCCGACGCGGCCCTCAAACTCGCGCCCGAGATCCGCAAGGGCTTTGCGCTGGTCTATGGTGTCGAGACCGGCGAGATGGCCCTGGAGATCGCCCGCAAGAGCGACCTGATGGTGGTAGCCGTCTCGGATGACGCCGCCAAAGTCGCCGCCGCCCAGAAGCTGATCGACTCGGCCGGCCTGTATGGCGGGCGAGTGATCGTGCAGCAGTGGCCCCTCGACCGCGTGCCGTACACGAAGTACTTCGCGGCGCTGGTGGTCTCCGAGACGGCCGTACTGACCGGCAAGTGCCCCGGCACGTGGAAGGAGCTCTATCGCATGACCCAGCCGGTGCGTGGGACGGTCGTGCTGCCTCAGGCGGCGAAAGATTTTGTGCCTGCGGACGAACTGGCCCAGGCGAAAACCGACGCCGGCAGCATCGTCTGCATCCGCCCGCCGCTGAAAGACGCCCGCCCGTGGACGCACCAGTACGCTGTGCCGGGCAATACGGCATCGAGCATGGATAAGGAAGTGCGGGCGCCGTTCCGCGTGCAGTGGTTCGGCGACCCGGGTCCGGCCGACTTCGTCGACCGCCATTACTGGGGCGCCTCGCCGCTGGCCCTTGACGGGCGCATGTTCGTCTGCTCGTACAGCTCGGTCACCGCCTACGACGCGTACACGGGAGTCGAGCTTTGGAGTTTCCCGCTCAAGAACGCCACGCGGGCGCACATCGCCGACGTGCCCAGCAACGTGGCGGTCGGGCCGGAAGGCTACTTCATCGCCGTAGACGACACCTGCCGCCGGCTCGACCCGGCGACGGGCAAACTGCTGGGCGAGTACAAAGTGCCGCCGTCGGCCGACGGCAAGGCCAAGATGTGGGGCTATGTGGCGCTGGTCGACGGCGTGCTGGTCGGTTCGCGCACGCTGGGAAAACTTGATATGGCCAAGTGGCCCAAGTCGCGCGGCGAAGAGGTCGCGTACTGGCTTTGCAGCGACCTGCTGTTCGCCATGGACGCCAAGACCGGAAAGATCCTCTGGCAGCACCAGTCGCCGTGGTTCAGCCATAACTCCGTCGTCGCCGGAACGGCCGGCGACACCGGCGGCAAGGCCATGGTCTACTGCCTCGACCCCAACGTCCCCGACGGCCAGGTCGCCGCGGCCGTCGCCGAGAGCAAGCCCTTCACCGACAAGTTCCCCGGCGGCGGCAAGCAGGTCGACAAGAAGGGCAAGCCCGTCAACGCGACGGTTCAACTGCTGCTGGGCTTCGATCTGCGCGAGGGGCTCAAGTGGCAAAAGCCCGCCGACTGCTCCTTCACCGGCGGCCATCGCGTCACGCTGGTGCTGACCAAGGGTCTGCTGCTGCAGATGTCCGACCAGGGCGGCTGGAAAGCCTTCACCGGGTACAACGTCAACGAAGGCGCCGGGCGCGGCATGTCGGTGCGCAAGGCCGCCACGGGTGACCTGGTCTGGCTCAAGGACCTGTCCTACCGCAGCCGCGCGGTCATCGCCGGCGACACGATCTTCGCCGAGCCCTGGGCGTACAACCTGGCCACCGGCGAGAAGAAGACTATTCCCAACCCCCTGACGGGCCAGACCGTGCCCTGGCGGTTCGTGCGGCCGTACAAGCACTGCGGCCCCTTCAACGCCTCGGCCGAGACGCTGTTCTTCCGCTGCGAGGGCTTTGGGTACTACGACACCACGCGGGACACGGGCGTGAGCCTGTTCCCCAGCAACCGCCCCAACTGCTGGATGAGCTTCATCGCCGCTGAGGGCATGGCGCTGTGGCCGGCCGGCGACACCGGCTGTCGCTGCGGGCTGCCGATCTCGTGCAGCGTGGCGCTGGTGCATGACGACGAAGACCGCGTCTACGGCGACTACTCGTTCTCAGGCGACCTGACGCCCGTGCGCACGCTGGCGCTGAATATCGCCGGCCCCGGCGACCGCCGCGACGCCGGCGGGCAGCTCTGGCTGGCCTTTCCGCGCAACAAGTACGGCGGCTCGGTCGAACTGCCCTACAAGACCGCCTTCGACGGCGACGAGAAGTACGACCGCCGCAACTCCATCTGGAATGGCGTTAAAGACGCCCCCGCGCCGTGGGTCTACGCCTCGGCCGCCGTGGGCATCAAGCAACTGACGCTCCCCCTGCGCAAGGCCGCCGACGGACCGGGCAAGTACACCGTCACGCTGCACTTTGCCGCCTGGCCCGGCGACGCCGCCGGCAAGCGCGTCTTCGACATCAAACTCCAGGGCAACAGCGTGAAGGAGGGCGTCGACCCCGCCGCCGCAGGCCCCGACCGCCCGCTGGTGCTGACCTTCGAGAACATCGACGTCAAAGACGACCTGACGATCGACCTGACCGCCAAGGGCAGCGAAAAGCCGCTCCTGTGCGGCATCGAGGTCAAGCTCGCCCAGTAG
- the rho gene encoding transcription termination factor Rho, producing MEKKAKKRKYVRKAKVQETDAPPAEDVTPAAPVVGDVEDDAAAKAAQAVEDAAEGITPPPEPEREPEPDEGEGLGPVDRPKPAAPDEPYEEPAGADNRDQQDKRSEHRRRYEAELEGDASDVVVAAARETHAKYEKVKRGSLHMTELQAMELADLHKIAEEEGVSKTLPRNELVFEIIKTRVQKTGLMYGEGVLEILPDGFGFLRSPEYNYLPSPDDIYVSPSQIRRFNLKEGSLVAGQIRPPKESEKYFALLRVEAINFGSPEDSAKRGEFEELTPTHPDRRIFLETTADDYSMRVVNLITPVGFGQRMLIVAPPRTGKTMLLQKMANAIVKNHPDAHVIILLIDERPEEVTWMQRGCPGAEVVSSTFDEGYARHLQIAEMILAKAKRMVEFGKDVVVLMDSITRLARAYNAVAPGSGRIMTGGVGIDALQKPKRFFGSARAIENGGSLTVIATALIDTGSRMDEVIFEEFKGSGNSELYLDRRLVDRRVWPAVDISRSGSRKEELLLDPAEARLVGGLRKVLADMQPTEAMELLLSKLKKTHSNAEFLMSMNF from the coding sequence GTGGAGAAGAAAGCCAAGAAACGCAAATACGTCCGCAAAGCCAAGGTGCAGGAAACCGACGCGCCGCCGGCAGAAGACGTCACCCCCGCCGCACCCGTCGTCGGCGACGTTGAAGACGACGCCGCCGCCAAGGCCGCCCAGGCCGTCGAGGACGCCGCCGAAGGCATCACGCCCCCGCCCGAACCCGAGCGCGAACCCGAACCCGACGAAGGCGAAGGGCTCGGACCCGTCGATCGACCCAAGCCCGCCGCGCCCGATGAACCGTATGAAGAACCTGCCGGCGCCGATAATCGCGACCAGCAGGACAAACGCAGCGAGCATCGCCGTCGCTACGAAGCCGAGCTCGAAGGCGACGCCAGCGACGTCGTCGTCGCCGCCGCCCGCGAGACCCACGCCAAGTACGAAAAGGTCAAACGCGGCAGCCTTCACATGACCGAGCTGCAGGCCATGGAACTGGCAGACCTGCACAAGATCGCCGAGGAAGAAGGCGTCAGCAAAACGCTGCCGCGCAACGAGCTGGTCTTCGAGATCATCAAGACGCGCGTGCAGAAGACCGGCCTCATGTACGGCGAAGGCGTGCTGGAAATCCTCCCCGACGGGTTCGGGTTCCTGCGCAGCCCCGAGTACAACTACCTGCCCAGCCCCGACGACATCTATGTTTCCCCCAGCCAGATCCGCCGCTTTAACCTTAAAGAAGGCTCGCTGGTGGCCGGGCAGATCCGCCCTCCCAAGGAATCGGAAAAGTACTTCGCCCTGCTGCGCGTCGAAGCCATTAACTTCGGCAGCCCCGAAGATTCCGCCAAGCGCGGCGAGTTCGAAGAACTCACCCCCACGCACCCCGACCGCAGAATCTTCCTGGAGACCACGGCCGACGACTACTCGATGCGCGTGGTCAACCTGATTACGCCGGTAGGCTTCGGCCAGCGCATGCTGATCGTCGCCCCGCCGCGCACCGGAAAGACGATGCTGCTGCAGAAGATGGCCAACGCCATCGTCAAGAACCACCCCGATGCGCACGTGATCATCCTGCTGATCGACGAACGTCCGGAAGAAGTGACCTGGATGCAGCGCGGCTGCCCCGGCGCCGAGGTTGTCTCCTCGACCTTCGACGAAGGCTACGCCCGCCACCTGCAGATCGCTGAGATGATCCTGGCCAAGGCCAAGCGCATGGTCGAGTTCGGCAAGGACGTCGTGGTGCTGATGGATTCCATCACCCGCCTCGCCCGGGCGTACAACGCCGTCGCCCCCGGCAGCGGCCGCATCATGACCGGCGGCGTCGGCATCGACGCCCTGCAGAAACCCAAGCGGTTCTTCGGATCGGCCCGCGCGATCGAAAATGGCGGCTCGCTGACCGTGATCGCCACGGCCCTGATCGACACCGGAAGCCGCATGGACGAAGTCATCTTCGAAGAGTTCAAAGGCTCGGGCAACAGCGAGCTGTACCTCGACCGCAGACTCGTCGACCGACGCGTGTGGCCGGCAGTGGACATCTCCCGCTCCGGCAGCCGCAAGGAAGAACTCCTGCTCGACCCGGCCGAGGCGAGACTCGTCGGAGGCCTGCGAAAGGTCTTGGCCGACATGCAACCGACCGAGGCAATGGAACTGCTCCTGAGCAAACTCAAGAAGACGCACTCCAATGCAGAGTTCCTGATGTCGATGAATTTCTGA